One Pseudomonas muyukensis DNA segment encodes these proteins:
- the asd gene encoding aspartate-semialdehyde dehydrogenase: MKRVGLIGWRGMVGSVLMQRMLEEQDFDLIEPVFFTTSNVGGQGPNVGKDTGPLKDAYSIDELKTLDVILTCQGGDYTNEVFPKLREAGWQGYWIDAASSLRMQDDAVIILDPVNRKVIDQQLDAGTKNYIGGNCTVSLMLMGLGGLFEAGLVEWMSAMTYQAASGAGAQNMRELIRQMGGINAAVADDLANPASAILDIDRKVAEAMRGEGFPTENFGVPLAGSLIPWIDKELPNGQSREEWKAQAETNKILGRFKNPVPVDGICVRIGAMRCHSQALTIKLNKDVPLADIEGMISQHNPWVKLVPNQREISMQELSPTKVTGTLNVPVGRLRKLNMGSQYLGAFTVGDQLLWGAAEPLRRMLRILLER, from the coding sequence ATGAAACGTGTAGGTCTGATCGGTTGGCGTGGAATGGTCGGTTCCGTGCTCATGCAGCGGATGCTCGAAGAGCAGGACTTCGACCTGATCGAGCCGGTGTTCTTCACCACCTCCAACGTCGGTGGCCAAGGCCCGAACGTGGGCAAGGATACTGGCCCGCTCAAGGACGCCTACAGCATCGACGAGCTCAAGACCCTCGACGTGATCCTGACCTGCCAGGGCGGCGACTACACCAACGAAGTGTTCCCCAAGCTGCGCGAGGCCGGCTGGCAGGGCTACTGGATCGACGCCGCTTCGTCCCTGCGCATGCAGGATGACGCGGTGATCATCCTCGACCCGGTCAACCGCAAGGTCATCGACCAGCAGCTGGATGCGGGCACCAAGAACTACATTGGCGGCAACTGCACGGTCAGCCTGATGCTGATGGGCCTGGGCGGCCTGTTCGAAGCCGGCCTGGTCGAGTGGATGAGCGCCATGACCTACCAGGCGGCCTCCGGTGCCGGGGCGCAGAACATGCGTGAGCTTATCCGCCAGATGGGCGGTATCAATGCCGCTGTCGCCGATGACCTGGCCAATCCGGCCAGCGCCATCCTCGATATCGACCGCAAGGTTGCCGAGGCCATGCGTGGCGAAGGGTTCCCGACCGAAAACTTCGGCGTGCCGCTGGCCGGCAGCCTGATTCCGTGGATCGACAAGGAGCTGCCGAACGGGCAGAGCCGCGAAGAGTGGAAGGCCCAGGCCGAGACCAACAAGATCCTCGGTCGCTTCAAGAACCCAGTGCCGGTGGATGGCATCTGCGTGCGTATCGGCGCCATGCGTTGCCACAGCCAGGCGCTGACCATCAAGCTGAACAAGGATGTGCCGCTGGCGGATATCGAGGGCATGATCAGCCAGCACAACCCTTGGGTGAAGTTGGTGCCGAACCAGCGTGAGATCAGCATGCAGGAGCTGAGCCCGACCAAGGTGACCGGTACCCTGAACGTGCCGGTCGGGCGGTTGCGCAAGCTGAACATGGGGTCGCAGTATCTCGGAGCCTTCACCGTTGGCGACCAGCTGCTGTGGGGCGCTGCCGAGCCGCTGCGGCGCATGCTGCGGATTTTGCTGGAGCGGTGA
- a CDS encoding aspartate-semialdehyde dehydrogenase gives MTRTALDIAVVGATGTVGESLVQILEELAFPVATLHLLASMESAGSSVMFAGKKLKVREVDSFDFAQVQLVFFAAGPAVTRSFAPKASAAGCSIIDLSGALDGATALVPEANGKRISELPRPALITSPSAGAVALAVALAPLKGLLDIERVQVNACLAVSEQGREAVSELARQTAELLNARPLEPRFFDRQVAFNLLPQVGTPDEQGHTAVERRLVGELRQLLDLPQLKISVTCIQVPVFFGDSFSVAVQSRRPVELAAVNAALEAADSIELVEPGDYPTPVGDAVGQDVVYVGRVRHGVDEDQQLNLWLTTDNVRKGAALNAVQTAQLLIKHMA, from the coding sequence ATGACCCGCACCGCCCTAGACATCGCCGTAGTCGGCGCCACCGGCACTGTCGGTGAGTCCCTCGTGCAGATCCTCGAGGAACTGGCCTTCCCGGTAGCCACCCTGCACCTGCTGGCCAGCATGGAGTCGGCAGGCAGCAGCGTGATGTTCGCCGGCAAGAAGCTGAAGGTCCGCGAAGTGGACAGCTTCGACTTCGCCCAGGTGCAATTGGTGTTCTTCGCCGCCGGCCCCGCCGTCACCCGCAGCTTCGCGCCCAAGGCCAGCGCTGCCGGCTGTTCGATCATCGACCTGTCCGGCGCACTGGACGGTGCTACCGCGCTGGTCCCGGAAGCCAATGGCAAGCGCATCAGCGAACTGCCACGGCCCGCGCTGATCACCAGCCCAAGCGCCGGCGCGGTGGCCCTGGCGGTGGCGTTGGCACCGCTCAAGGGCCTGCTCGACATCGAGCGCGTGCAGGTCAATGCCTGCCTGGCTGTTTCAGAGCAGGGCAGGGAAGCCGTCAGCGAACTCGCCCGCCAGACCGCCGAACTGCTCAACGCCCGTCCCCTGGAGCCGCGCTTCTTCGATCGCCAGGTCGCCTTCAACCTGTTGCCCCAGGTCGGTACGCCCGACGAGCAGGGCCACACGGCGGTGGAGCGCCGGCTGGTCGGCGAGTTGCGCCAGTTGCTCGACCTGCCGCAACTGAAGATTTCCGTGACCTGCATTCAAGTCCCGGTGTTTTTCGGCGATAGCTTCAGTGTGGCGGTGCAGAGCCGTCGTCCGGTCGAGCTGGCAGCCGTCAACGCCGCGTTGGAGGCCGCCGACAGCATCGAACTGGTCGAGCCCGGCGATTATCCGACGCCTGTGGGTGACGCGGTGGGCCAGGACGTGGTCTATGTTGGACGTGTACGCCATGGTGTCGATGAAGACCAGCAGCTCAATCTCTGGCTGACCACCGACAATGTGCGCAAGGGCGCGGCGCTCAACGCCGTGCAGACCGCGCAATTGTTGATAAAACACATGGCGTAA
- a CDS encoding FimV/HubP family polar landmark protein, which translates to MLRIRKLVLAIAAASALSSGVANALGLGELTLKSAQNQPLDAEIELLDVRDLTAAQMAPSLAPPEEFAKAGVAFPPYLEDLTFTPVINPNGRSVLRVTSSKALPEPVVKFLVQVMWPQGRLLRDYSVLLDQAKAQGSEAAQANVNPPVSTGSYTTKRRDTLWQIAARNSNGGSIQQTMLAIQALNPDAFIGNNINQLKTGQVLRLPDQQQVQSIPQAEANREVAEQYAAWREGRRLGPRARQLDATRRGEAGAAPARIAQGDNLRLVAPGGKAAAGEAKALSDKLAVAQESLDTSRRDNDELKSRMSDLQSQLDKLQRLIELKNDQLARLEAQGAAPAPTAPAALPGEPAPAQPAVNAQLTPAEPVVSPAPAAADTAPQDVAAQVPAADAPSVLDELLGNPLLLGLIAGSAFLVLLLLLLLLARKRKAQQEAEKHLRMARALAEEGERSPDLDLPPSSFEGLDVSAPSVTLAPAVVAASAAAAAAAEKPAAPAPAEAPAPAVDPRAALLAEVDESLARGRLNHAADLLEAAVASDPQRSDLRLKLMEVYARQGDQDAFAGQERKLQDNEQNQAEVAALKERFPAMLGVAAVAAGAAALAAEMDEQYVQELLQEQEPAVVAAEPEPAAPVEPEPVVAPEPEVALAPAIEEADLDSAFDLSLDDDLPVDDLSVADALDLSGLEDIAPTTAPVVEEAAPAPVAAATDADDDFEALLAQAQATPQNVDDLADFDLDVGEPQAPASAEEAPVDVAAELAAFESMPEFDPISELELPDDFDLSLSLEDDSPAAKNFASELDDVNAELDKLSQNLEAPAPAAPTFTAEDAALEPEPLDDLDFDFFSGSDEVATKLDLARAYIDMGDHQGARDILDEVVKDGDDSQRQEANEMLSRLV; encoded by the coding sequence ATGCTTCGAATTCGCAAACTGGTTCTGGCCATCGCGGCAGCCTCGGCGCTGTCGTCCGGCGTGGCGAACGCTCTGGGGTTGGGGGAGCTGACCCTGAAGTCGGCGCAGAACCAGCCGCTGGATGCCGAGATCGAACTGCTCGACGTGCGCGACCTCACCGCGGCGCAGATGGCCCCCAGCCTGGCGCCGCCCGAAGAGTTCGCCAAGGCCGGGGTGGCCTTCCCGCCTTACCTCGAAGACCTCACCTTCACCCCGGTGATCAACCCCAACGGGCGCAGCGTGCTGCGGGTCACCTCCAGCAAGGCGTTGCCGGAGCCGGTGGTCAAGTTCCTGGTCCAGGTCATGTGGCCCCAGGGCCGCCTGCTGCGCGACTACAGCGTGCTGCTCGACCAGGCCAAGGCCCAGGGCAGCGAGGCCGCCCAGGCCAATGTCAATCCGCCAGTGAGCACCGGCAGCTACACCACCAAGCGCCGTGACACCCTCTGGCAGATCGCCGCGCGCAACAGCAACGGCGGCTCGATCCAACAGACCATGCTGGCGATCCAGGCGCTGAATCCGGATGCCTTCATCGGCAACAACATCAACCAGCTCAAGACCGGGCAGGTATTGCGCCTGCCTGATCAACAGCAGGTGCAGAGCATTCCCCAGGCCGAAGCCAACCGTGAGGTGGCCGAGCAATACGCCGCCTGGCGCGAGGGTCGTCGCCTCGGCCCGCGTGCCCGGCAGCTGGACGCCACCCGCCGTGGCGAGGCCGGCGCCGCGCCGGCGCGCATCGCCCAGGGTGACAACCTGCGCCTGGTGGCGCCCGGCGGCAAGGCGGCAGCGGGGGAGGCCAAGGCGCTCAGCGACAAGCTCGCCGTGGCCCAGGAAAGCCTCGACACCAGCCGTCGCGACAACGACGAACTGAAGAGCCGCATGTCCGACCTGCAGAGCCAGCTGGACAAGCTGCAGCGTCTGATCGAACTGAAGAATGACCAACTGGCGCGCCTCGAAGCCCAGGGCGCGGCGCCTGCGCCAACGGCGCCCGCGGCCCTGCCGGGCGAACCTGCTCCGGCGCAGCCGGCGGTCAATGCCCAGCTGACGCCGGCAGAGCCGGTGGTCAGCCCGGCACCGGCCGCCGCCGACACCGCGCCACAGGATGTCGCGGCCCAGGTGCCGGCCGCTGACGCGCCGAGCGTGCTCGACGAACTGCTGGGCAACCCGCTGCTGCTGGGGTTGATCGCCGGTTCCGCGTTCCTGGTCCTGTTGCTGTTGCTGTTGCTCCTGGCGCGCAAGCGCAAGGCCCAGCAGGAGGCCGAGAAGCACCTGCGCATGGCGCGGGCGCTGGCCGAGGAGGGTGAGCGTAGCCCCGACCTGGACCTGCCACCGAGCAGCTTCGAAGGCCTGGACGTGTCGGCGCCGAGCGTGACCTTGGCGCCGGCCGTGGTCGCCGCGTCGGCAGCCGCCGCCGCCGCCGCCGAGAAGCCTGCGGCGCCAGCACCTGCCGAAGCGCCGGCGCCAGCGGTCGACCCGCGCGCGGCGCTGCTTGCCGAGGTGGACGAAAGCCTGGCCCGCGGCCGCCTCAACCACGCCGCCGATCTGCTGGAGGCCGCCGTGGCCTCCGACCCGCAGCGCAGTGACCTGCGCCTGAAGCTGATGGAAGTCTACGCCCGCCAAGGCGACCAGGACGCCTTCGCCGGCCAGGAGCGCAAGCTGCAGGACAACGAGCAGAATCAGGCCGAGGTCGCCGCGCTCAAGGAACGCTTCCCGGCCATGCTCGGTGTCGCCGCCGTTGCCGCTGGCGCCGCGGCCTTGGCGGCGGAGATGGACGAGCAATACGTCCAGGAACTGCTGCAGGAGCAGGAGCCGGCCGTCGTTGCGGCCGAGCCCGAGCCCGCAGCGCCGGTCGAGCCTGAGCCGGTGGTCGCGCCCGAGCCTGAAGTTGCCCTGGCGCCAGCCATCGAAGAGGCCGACCTGGACAGCGCCTTCGACCTGAGCCTGGATGACGACCTGCCGGTGGATGACCTGTCGGTGGCGGATGCGCTCGATCTGTCGGGCCTGGAAGACATCGCCCCGACCACGGCGCCTGTGGTGGAAGAGGCAGCGCCGGCTCCGGTCGCCGCGGCCACCGACGCCGACGACGATTTCGAGGCGCTGCTTGCCCAGGCCCAGGCCACGCCGCAGAACGTCGACGACCTGGCCGATTTCGACCTGGATGTCGGCGAGCCGCAGGCACCGGCCAGTGCCGAGGAAGCCCCGGTTGACGTGGCCGCGGAACTGGCGGCGTTCGAGTCGATGCCCGAGTTCGACCCGATTTCCGAGTTGGAGCTGCCCGACGACTTCGACTTGTCGCTGTCGCTGGAGGACGATTCGCCAGCGGCGAAGAACTTCGCCTCCGAACTGGACGACGTCAACGCCGAGCTGGACAAGCTGTCGCAGAACCTCGAGGCGCCTGCGCCGGCAGCGCCGACCTTCACCGCCGAAGACGCCGCGCTGGAGCCCGAGCCGCTGGACGACCTGGACTTCGACTTCTTCTCCGGCAGCGATGAAGTGGCCACCAAGCTCGACCTGGCTCGCGCCTATATCGACATGGGCGACCACCAGGGCGCCCGCGACATTCTCGACGAGGTGGTCAAGGACGGTGACGACAGCCAACGCCAGGAGGCCAACGAGATGCTCTCCCGACTGGTCTGA
- the truA gene encoding tRNA pseudouridine(38-40) synthase TruA has product MDIIDTAAAESAAEGYTRIALGVEYKGSRYRGWQRQASGVPSVQQALEQALSKVADEPISVICAGRTDAGVHGCGQIVHFDTRAVRDERAWTLGTNFNLPHDISVVWATPMPAHFHARFKACARRYRYVIYNDPIRPAHLAEEVTWNHRPLDVERMALAAQYLLGTHDFSAFRASQCQAKSPIKHIHHLRVSRHGQMIVLDVRATAFLHHMVRNIAGVLMTIGAGERPVQWAREVLEGRNRRAGGVTAHPYGLYLVQVEYPEEYALPQRYIGPHFLTGYEALAH; this is encoded by the coding sequence TTGGACATCATCGACACCGCCGCCGCCGAATCGGCGGCCGAAGGCTACACCCGCATCGCCCTGGGCGTGGAATACAAAGGCTCGCGCTACCGCGGCTGGCAGCGCCAGGCCAGCGGCGTGCCGAGCGTCCAGCAGGCCCTGGAGCAGGCCCTGTCGAAGGTCGCCGACGAGCCGATCAGCGTGATCTGCGCCGGGCGCACCGATGCCGGGGTGCATGGCTGCGGGCAGATCGTGCATTTCGACACCCGCGCGGTGCGCGACGAGCGCGCCTGGACCCTGGGCACCAACTTCAACCTGCCCCACGACATCAGCGTGGTCTGGGCCACGCCCATGCCGGCGCATTTCCATGCCCGCTTCAAGGCCTGCGCGCGGCGCTACCGCTACGTGATCTACAACGATCCGATCCGCCCGGCGCACCTGGCCGAGGAGGTGACCTGGAACCACCGGCCACTGGACGTCGAGCGCATGGCCCTGGCGGCGCAGTACCTGCTGGGCACTCACGATTTCAGCGCGTTCCGCGCCAGCCAGTGCCAGGCCAAGTCGCCGATCAAGCATATCCACCACCTGCGCGTCTCCCGCCATGGTCAGATGATCGTGCTCGACGTGCGAGCCACGGCCTTCCTGCACCACATGGTGCGCAACATCGCCGGCGTGCTGATGACCATCGGTGCCGGCGAGCGACCGGTGCAGTGGGCCCGCGAAGTGCTCGAGGGGCGCAACCGCCGCGCGGGCGGGGTCACCGCGCACCCCTACGGCCTGTACCTGGTACAGGTGGAGTACCCCGAGGAGTACGCCTTGCCGCAGCGTTACATCGGCCCACACTTTCTTACCGGCTACGAGGCGCTGGCGCACTGA
- a CDS encoding phosphoribosylanthranilate isomerase, which translates to MSNVRSKICGITRIEDALAAVEAGADALGFVFYAQSPRAVDVRQARAIIAALPPFVTTVGLFVNASRCELSEILEVVPLDLLQFHGDESPADCEGYHRPWIKALRVRPGDDLEAACQHYAGACGMLLDAYVPGVPGGTGEAFDWSLIPATLSKPIILAGGLSPSNVAQAIRQVRPYAVDVSGGVEQAKGIKDAAKIEAFMQAVKQA; encoded by the coding sequence ATGAGCAACGTTCGCAGCAAGATCTGCGGGATTACCCGCATCGAGGATGCCCTGGCCGCGGTCGAGGCCGGCGCCGACGCCCTCGGTTTCGTCTTCTATGCGCAAAGCCCGCGGGCGGTGGACGTGCGCCAGGCGCGGGCGATCATCGCAGCGCTGCCGCCGTTCGTGACCACCGTGGGCTTGTTCGTCAACGCCTCGCGTTGCGAGCTCAGCGAGATCCTCGAAGTGGTTCCGTTGGACCTGCTACAGTTCCACGGCGATGAAAGCCCGGCCGACTGCGAGGGTTATCACCGGCCCTGGATCAAGGCCCTGCGCGTGCGCCCCGGCGATGACCTGGAGGCGGCCTGCCAGCACTACGCAGGCGCCTGCGGCATGCTGCTGGACGCCTATGTGCCAGGGGTGCCGGGTGGAACCGGCGAGGCCTTCGACTGGTCATTGATCCCTGCGACGCTGAGCAAGCCGATCATCCTGGCGGGCGGCCTGTCGCCCAGCAATGTCGCCCAGGCCATTCGCCAGGTGCGCCCCTACGCGGTGGATGTCAGTGGCGGCGTGGAGCAGGCCAAGGGCATCAAGGACGCGGCGAAGATCGAGGCCTTCATGCAGGCGGTGAAGCAGGCGTGA
- the accD gene encoding acetyl-CoA carboxylase, carboxyltransferase subunit beta, producing the protein MSNWLVDKLIPSIMRSEVKKSSVPEGLWHKCPSCEAVLYRPELEKTLDVCPKCNHHMRIGARARIDIFLDAEGRAELGADLEPVDRLKFRDGKKYKDRLTAAQKQTGEKDALISMSGTLMGMPIVVSAFEFSFMGGSMGAIVGERFVRAANYALEHRCPMVCFSASGGARMQEALISLMQMAKTSAVLARLREEGIPFISVLTDPVYGGVSASLAMLGDVIVGEPKALIGFAGPRVIEQTVREKLPEGFQRSEFLLEHGAIDLIISREELRPRLARLLAQMTGQATPEAAKEVAAVA; encoded by the coding sequence ATGAGCAACTGGTTGGTAGACAAACTGATCCCTTCGATCATGCGTTCCGAGGTGAAGAAGAGCTCGGTGCCGGAAGGGCTGTGGCACAAGTGCCCGTCCTGCGAGGCCGTGCTGTATCGTCCGGAGCTGGAAAAGACCCTCGACGTCTGCCCCAAGTGCAACCACCACATGCGCATCGGCGCACGTGCGCGTATCGACATCTTCCTCGATGCCGAAGGCCGCGCCGAACTGGGTGCCGACCTGGAACCGGTCGATCGCCTGAAGTTCCGTGACGGCAAGAAGTACAAGGACCGCCTGACCGCCGCGCAGAAGCAGACCGGCGAGAAAGACGCGCTGATCTCCATGAGCGGTACCCTGATGGGCATGCCGATCGTGGTCAGTGCCTTCGAGTTCTCCTTCATGGGCGGCTCCATGGGCGCCATCGTCGGTGAGCGCTTCGTGCGTGCGGCCAACTATGCGCTGGAACACCGTTGCCCGATGGTCTGCTTCTCCGCCTCCGGTGGCGCGCGCATGCAGGAAGCGCTGATCTCGCTGATGCAGATGGCCAAGACCTCCGCGGTGCTGGCGCGCCTGCGCGAAGAAGGCATTCCGTTCATCTCGGTGCTGACCGACCCGGTCTACGGCGGTGTGTCCGCCAGCCTGGCGATGCTCGGCGACGTGATCGTCGGCGAACCCAAGGCGCTGATCGGCTTCGCCGGCCCGCGGGTGATCGAGCAGACCGTGCGCGAAAAACTGCCGGAAGGCTTCCAGCGCAGCGAGTTCCTGCTGGAACACGGCGCCATCGACCTGATCATCTCCCGTGAAGAGCTGCGTCCGCGCCTGGCTCGCCTGCTGGCGCAAATGACCGGCCAGGCCACCCCGGAAGCGGCCAAAGAGGTCGCCGCGGTCGCGTGA
- the folC gene encoding bifunctional tetrahydrofolate synthase/dihydrofolate synthase produces MNQRTLGDWLAYLEQLHPSAIDMGLERSQQVLARLGLGKLAPRVVTVTGTNGKGSTCAFVAALLRAQGLKVGVYSSPHLLRYNERVLLDGAEASDEQLCQAFAAVEAARGEISLTYFEMGTLAAFWLFRQAALDAVVLEVGLGGRLDAVNLVDADISLVTSIGVDHTDYLGDTRESVAFEKAGIFRAGKPALCGDLDPPQPLLDKVRELGCRFFLRGRDFDLAVNGEHWQWHGSQLDGATVQLRDLPLLDLPMENASLALQAFLLMGLPWDEAQVRQALQAARITGRLDRRTLSFKGRRIELMLDVGHNPHAAEYLARRLAARPAQGRRLAVFGLLADKDLPGVLAPLHALVDEWAVTPLATPRTRPAAELAQALTNLGAPVKSYASVAAALEGQCARATADDQILLFGSFFCVGEALAWLERQVPEDGVDGSAG; encoded by the coding sequence ATGAACCAGCGCACCTTGGGCGACTGGCTCGCCTACCTCGAGCAGCTGCACCCCTCGGCCATCGACATGGGCCTGGAGCGTTCGCAACAGGTGCTGGCGCGCCTGGGCCTGGGCAAGCTGGCGCCGCGCGTGGTGACGGTGACCGGCACCAACGGCAAGGGCTCGACCTGTGCCTTCGTCGCCGCGTTGTTGCGTGCCCAGGGGCTCAAGGTCGGGGTCTACAGCTCGCCGCACCTGCTGCGCTACAACGAGCGGGTACTGCTCGATGGCGCCGAGGCCAGCGATGAGCAACTGTGCCAGGCCTTCGCCGCCGTCGAGGCGGCGCGGGGCGAGATTTCGCTGACTTATTTTGAAATGGGCACCCTGGCGGCGTTCTGGCTGTTCAGGCAGGCGGCGCTGGATGCCGTGGTGCTCGAGGTCGGCCTGGGTGGCCGGCTGGATGCGGTCAACCTGGTGGATGCCGATATTTCGCTGGTCACCAGCATCGGCGTCGATCACACCGATTACCTGGGCGACACCCGTGAATCGGTGGCGTTCGAGAAGGCCGGGATCTTCCGTGCCGGCAAGCCGGCCCTGTGTGGCGACCTGGATCCGCCGCAACCCTTGCTGGACAAGGTGCGCGAGCTCGGTTGCCGGTTCTTCCTGCGTGGCCGCGATTTCGATCTGGCCGTGAATGGCGAGCACTGGCAATGGCATGGTAGCCAGCTCGACGGCGCGACGGTTCAGTTGCGCGACCTGCCGTTGCTCGACCTGCCGATGGAGAACGCCAGTCTGGCGCTGCAAGCCTTCCTGCTCATGGGCCTGCCTTGGGACGAGGCGCAGGTGCGCCAGGCGTTGCAGGCGGCGCGGATCACCGGGCGTCTCGACCGGCGTACGCTGAGCTTCAAGGGCAGGCGTATCGAGCTGATGCTGGATGTCGGTCACAACCCCCACGCAGCCGAGTACCTGGCGCGCCGCCTGGCGGCACGGCCGGCACAAGGGCGGCGGCTGGCGGTGTTCGGCCTGCTCGCCGACAAGGACCTGCCAGGCGTGCTCGCACCATTGCATGCCCTGGTCGATGAGTGGGCGGTGACGCCCCTCGCCACGCCGCGTACCCGCCCGGCCGCCGAGCTGGCCCAGGCCTTGACGAACCTCGGGGCGCCGGTGAAGTCTTACGCCAGTGTCGCTGCCGCCCTCGAGGGGCAGTGCGCGCGGGCGACGGCGGATGACCAGATCCTGCTGTTCGGTTCGTTTTTCTGCGTCGGCGAGGCCTTGGCCTGGCTCGAGCGGCAGGTCCCAGAGGATGGAGTAGATGGCAGTGCTGGATAA
- a CDS encoding SPOR domain-containing protein: protein MAVLDKGMKQRMVGALVLVALAVIFLPMLFTREDEMRQVRVEAPQAPAMPSLPQVQVDPVAVPEPQPLPEPVVVEESSAPVATPSQPIAPAPSALPPAAKPQVQAPAPKAAPAPAASAPVAKPTVPAKIDVNGLPVSWSIQLASLSNRGGADTLQKTLRSQGYNAYIRSADGMNRVFVGPLIERAEAERLRDVINRQHNLKGFVVRFQPERG from the coding sequence ATGGCAGTGCTGGATAAAGGGATGAAACAGCGCATGGTCGGTGCGCTGGTGCTGGTGGCGCTGGCGGTGATCTTCCTGCCGATGCTGTTCACCCGCGAGGACGAGATGCGCCAGGTGCGTGTCGAGGCGCCGCAAGCGCCGGCCATGCCGAGCCTGCCGCAGGTGCAGGTGGACCCGGTGGCGGTGCCCGAGCCACAGCCGTTGCCTGAACCGGTGGTGGTCGAGGAGTCCAGCGCGCCAGTGGCCACGCCCAGCCAGCCGATTGCCCCGGCACCTTCGGCGCTGCCGCCAGCGGCCAAGCCCCAGGTCCAGGCGCCTGCGCCCAAGGCTGCGCCGGCTCCGGCAGCCAGCGCGCCGGTGGCCAAGCCGACGGTGCCGGCGAAGATCGACGTCAACGGTCTGCCGGTGAGCTGGTCGATCCAGCTGGCCAGCCTGTCCAACCGCGGCGGTGCCGACACCTTGCAGAAAACCCTGCGCAGCCAGGGCTACAACGCCTACATCCGCTCGGCCGATGGCATGAACCGGGTGTTCGTCGGGCCGCTGATCGAGCGCGCCGAGGCCGAGCGCCTGCGTGACGTGATCAACCGCCAGCACAACCTCAAAGGCTTCGTGGTGCGCTTCCAGCCCGAGCGCGGCTGA
- a CDS encoding CvpA family protein, translated as MAFTWVDWAIIAIIAVSSLISLKRGFVKEALSLLIWIVAGAVAWMFGGSLSQYLESYIQTPSARVIAGCAILFVATLLVGAMLNFLIGELIRVTGLSGTDRFLGMAFGAARGALLVVVAVGLLSLGPVQQDPWWQESRLIPQFLLVADWSKNLILGFTGQWMSSGVSAPVDLPFKEQLLGPTRP; from the coding sequence GTGGCATTTACCTGGGTTGATTGGGCGATCATTGCGATCATCGCCGTTTCCTCACTGATCAGTCTCAAGCGCGGCTTCGTCAAGGAAGCCTTGTCCCTGCTCATCTGGATAGTCGCCGGCGCGGTGGCCTGGATGTTCGGCGGGTCGCTGTCACAGTACCTGGAAAGCTATATCCAGACCCCTTCCGCGCGGGTCATCGCCGGCTGCGCCATACTGTTCGTCGCCACCTTGCTGGTGGGGGCGATGCTCAACTTCCTTATCGGCGAGCTGATTCGCGTGACCGGGCTGTCCGGCACCGACCGCTTTCTCGGCATGGCCTTCGGCGCCGCGCGCGGGGCCCTGCTGGTGGTGGTGGCCGTCGGGCTGCTGAGCCTGGGGCCGGTACAGCAGGATCCGTGGTGGCAGGAATCACGCCTGATACCACAATTTCTATTGGTAGCCGACTGGTCGAAAAACCTCATACTGGGGTTCACCGGCCAGTGGATGTCCAGTGGGGTCAGCGCACCCGTTGACCTTCCGTTCAAGGAACAGCTGCTCGGACCTACCCGGCCCTGA